The DNA window GATAAACGCCCCCTGCGCCACCCTATCGCGGGAATAGACGCAAAATGGGGCGCTATTTATCTGCTTAGCCTGCGCGCGCTGCGGGTACACTTACGCGTATCCCGATGAAGCTTGAGAAGATGACGATGAAAGGTAAAATGCTGCTGCTTATCGGCCTGCTGTGCAGTCTGAACGCGCGCGCCGACGATCTGGCGACGCAAATCGAAAGCTTCATCCAAGGCAAGTTCACCGGTGAGCCGGTGCAGGTGAAAGTGCGGGTGCGCACGCCGCCGGCCCAGTGGCCCGCCTGCGAACTGCCCCAGCTGTCGCTGCCGCCCAACGCGCGGATCGGCGGCAACGTCAGTATTTCGGCGCGCTGTGGCCAGGAGCGGCGTTTTATCCAGACTCAGGTGCAGGTGTTCGGCCGCTATTTGGTTTCGGCGCGCGGCATCAGCGCCGGCAGCCGGTTGACCGCGGCGGATCTGACGTTGAAAGAAGGCCGGCTCGATACCCTGCCGCCGCGCGCGCTGACCGAAACGGGCAAAGCGTTGGGCGCCGTCAGCCTGCGCAACATCAGCCCTGGCCAACCGCTGACCCTCGCCATGCTGCGCCGCGCCTGGATTATCAAGGCGGGGCAATCGGTGCAGGTCAACGCGCAGGGCGAAGGATTCAACATCAGCGGGTCGGGCAAGGCGATGAACAACGCCGCCGCCGAAGACAGCGTGCGCGTGCGCATGGCGTCCGGACAGATCGTCAGCGGCGTGGTCGGAGACGACGGCGCGATTCGCATTACGTTATAAAAAAGTAAAGGTTCCGCAAACCTTGCCGATAAGACAAATCAAGCAGCATTTTATTGGCCACCAGGGCCGCAAAAATTTCATTGCAGCGTCGTCGCCCGCCAGCGGTCACGGCGTAAACGGAGATGGACCATGAGTATCGATCGCACCCAGCGGTTACAGCCGGTTTCCACTGTGCAACCACGTGAAACCCCGGCCGACAACCCGCTCCAACCGCGCAAGGCCGCCGTGGCAGAAACGGCCGTCAGCGGCACGCAGGTCAAACTGAGCGAGGCGCAGGCGCGTCTGATGCAACCGGGTTCCCAGGATATCGATATGGGCCGGGTCGAGGCCATCAAGCAGGCGATCCGCAGCGGCGAACTGAAGATGGACGCCGGTAAAATCGCCGACGCGCTGC is part of the Serratia marcescens genome and encodes:
- the flgA gene encoding flagellar basal body P-ring formation chaperone FlgA, with the translated sequence MKGKMLLLIGLLCSLNARADDLATQIESFIQGKFTGEPVQVKVRVRTPPAQWPACELPQLSLPPNARIGGNVSISARCGQERRFIQTQVQVFGRYLVSARGISAGSRLTAADLTLKEGRLDTLPPRALTETGKALGAVSLRNISPGQPLTLAMLRRAWIIKAGQSVQVNAQGEGFNISGSGKAMNNAAAEDSVRVRMASGQIVSGVVGDDGAIRITL
- the flgM gene encoding flagellar biosynthesis anti-sigma factor FlgM, whose product is MSIDRTQRLQPVSTVQPRETPADNPLQPRKAAVAETAVSGTQVKLSEAQARLMQPGSQDIDMGRVEAIKQAIRSGELKMDAGKIADALLQDAQSDIQWIAGRD